The sequence ttttcaaacaaaaataaatattaatattatataaaatttgattttcctttgcatatgCCAATCTAATTGCTTCTTTCACATCAAAAAGGAATATTTTCCATTGAAGATTGTTCGTCAATTATTTTGAACactgttttttttcttaatttttttattttattttaaagttgaGTTGCCTATTACTAAATGCTGAGGATTATTAAAGTTCTTACGTTTATTAGATTTAATGTTTACTGTTTACTGTTTGCTTTATAGcttttttaaatacttaatttttaaaatgtatattgtatttagtatttattatcaaatttagtatgtaatttttatatattttttattttagtattatattgtaattttttgattttaaaaaaatattaaaataactgaGTCAACActcttattattaaaatattattatttaagtacataaaattaataatattttaatattaaaagaaattaaatttatttacttaaacgataatattttaataatgaaattagtTAATAACTGTAATGTTGACTCAGCTTTTTTATTGTCGCTGGATTCCatattatgttaataaattataactaataattttattgaatgctaaacttgaaattaatattaaaatagaatacttgattttaaaattttaaaactgttaacctttaaatataaactcaaattattttatagtataTTACTTATTACggtttgttttattattactctctttattttatattaattgattttctaaatagaaaattttaattatttgtcattttttatatatctaatacgatattaattttttctttcatattttatctttatgttaattatctaataattagttttgtaAAATTCCATAAGTCTGTAGAACTGcgtaataaattttaaaaggacaataaatacttattaaatatcttattagttcaagtcaaataataagataacgtcaattatatttatttggttgaaatttataaaatttatgattttttgtgtcttttctcaaattaaatgaaaattttaaaaaaattcaattaatcatagtattagtataaaataaaggaaatataaattaggagaaaagattttgaatttgagattttattatatatatatatatatatatattcatagtAAGGACGTCAATGCacctattttatttctttaactaTCTATTTTGTGCAGGATCTGATTCACATcgatgaaaaatataaaaatcttataatataaataatttaatttaattggatCACCACTCACTCATATTGAGTAAATCTTGCTAATATAAGATggaattagataataatttatgagaATTGCGGTCCATATAAAGTCTTAAATTCGACATAGAAAGAATTGTAtagagtaaaaataaataaattattatttatatcaaaCAAATCTGATAATTTATTACGAGACTCAGGTATGGGCATGTGCCTACCACATGCCTTATTGCAACGAAATTAATATTGCAGTCAAATCTCTTAGATATTTAGGTTCCTTTTACTtctctatatttatatatggattggaataaacagaaaaaacattatttaatattaatttctaaaaaatggttaagtttaatttattataaattgttcatgatttgaaaattaatttattaaaaataatattatattttaaagtaatGAGTGCTTTATAAAGTTAATCATCATAATATACAACTAGcagaataaagaaagaataaatataaaatatctaaaatatattaaaaaatcaatgtATAATGACGATGATTCAATAATTAAtgctttaattaatattagtaattttaaaataatatatttaatgatatcttttaacataaaaatttacatttcaattaagaaataattctttcactatttaaaaatagcttgacagaaaattacaaaaatttaaattatagtacttttaggattaaattatatatatgtgtgtatatatatgattaatttcaattataatacaCAATTTGAGCAGAATAAAGGGtgaataaaagatataaatacttaaaatttatgaaactaaaataaattatgttaatagtaattatttattaaattgttatatttattggaTTCTTATAAATGAACATTAACATTAACGTTAAAGTATTATACTAAATGCAACTTTGTAGGATGAGAAAAACCTCATATAATGTTTAAAGGTAAGTCTATAATAGTAACTAAAActtaaattattcaaatataaacgagtctcttatttttaatatttaataaatatatagatcattactatttttgaaatttttattattattattatgaatatttcGAGTTTATTTTCATATCTTAAAATGGTACTGAATTGTTAAAAAGTGAATGAAAATATCtgataatttatattgatCCGCTATGTAATATTAACGTATgtattatatatgaaaattgtCATCGTAGATTTctataatactaaattaaatttacagagagagagagagaacactaaaaaaataaagagagaaattagaaaattgaaaaccaAAGTCTAaccataatattaaaaaacagaGACAGGAGAATAAAAACAAAGGAATAATAgatagaaaagtaaaaattgaaatcaagaaaacaaaaaataagagaaaaaaatgaaaaagaaacatacacaatagaagaaaaaaaaggacaaAAAAGAATGGATGCCTAGTTAAGCAATTGAAAATAAGAACAGACAACTAAAAAATAAGGACAGGATACCACAAATTGAAAAACtagcataaattttaaaatatataatagaatagaaataaaaagtacttaattaattgcagagataaaatattttttacgcACAGGTATAATATcgaaatattatcttttattttcatttattattgacATATGACGATATTAGTATATAGTTAACACGttagttatatattatttttttaattaaataataattttaattataaaaaataatatattaactatatatttaatattaatttatataaaataataattaatatataataaaattttctcgTCCTTgtactatatattatataaaatatgtatttttttaatttttaaaaataaaatatatgagtaaatactattattatttatcgaGAATAGTGCTACTACTTTCTCATAAAGGgatataacataaaaatatttcttttaattttattatttctatcttatcttttatattttttctcaaatgaaatgaatttcttcaaccaaataatataatactagaaaattataatttcttgataataaaattatatttttatatttttacattataatacactacaatttaataataataataataataataataatattttataataaaataattatttttattattcaatcaattattaaaatatttttaaaaatattataattttattttatttttatatttcatctttaataaatttattatatatatatatatattaatttagtttgttataaatttaatataattaattatatattaaattatttaatattaaaactgattattatattaatattaaattataaaaattaaaaaatattaatatataaaataataaaaatataaaaaaaaaaactaattaagagattacctttttttaaaaatctttttatcataaaaagagTTACAGTTATCtgtatcttttataatttatatggtGACAAGACAAGAAGTTCAATGGCAGCAAGAGGCGGGTCCTCCGCGTGGAAAGGCAAGAAAGTAAATCTGTATCCACCAGAATTTGTCACAGGAAAATAGGTGaattaatatggaaaaacCAATATACTCtacttaataatatttaaaattttatcggtcttataatgtaaaataataccatatcataatttatttgtattttaaattattaatatttaagtttACAAATTAATTTGCATTTTTAACTACTAATGctccatataagaaatcaaagaatGAAAACATTAATAGTAACAACAATTTATCGGAACTCAAACAAATAGCCAAGTTCATATATGATAGTAACAATCTTCTAGTACGATTAGTTATTTGGATAAATTGTCTTTCCTCTTTTCGCTAAACAATGAATAAGTAGATTGATTGACacaagaatttaaatataaattatatacataCCACACATTTATTATCAACTATTCGATCtcgggttttttttttttacctaaGTCCTACTCcgtatatattaattgttaGTGTTAGaagaatgataaatttttaaatgagcCACTATagatcttatattttttaatttttttcacaCTACGGGAAATTAACTCCACAAGAGATGGAGGAGGTCTCAAACTCAAGACCTCTACTTCTAAAGGCAAGAATCCTTACCAATCCAGCTAAATTTGGATTGGTGTCGGAATATCCATTCGAAAGCTCTAGTTAATGGAAGATacagaaagagagaagaaaataaagttttggGTTTTAGGGTTTCCTTAGAGTTTTACCTCCTCCATCTCATTCCTTTTATGTGAAAATAAGTAAAGCTTTTGGACTTTTCTACATTGGTCGGTTCTCCTTTGCCCTATTGTTTGTTCTTTCACTATATTGAAGATCTCTTATTAGCTATAATGTCTGCGATGTTTAGTGTTTTCTGTGTATCTTGAATTTTCTTGTAAAAGGCACTATATCATCAATAGTTTtcttattcaattaaaaattaataagaaaaagaaaagatagcaTAATACTAGcttattttgtaaaattaatatttgcttttcaatttattatttggacTTTGATTTGAAAAGTTAAATCATTCTTTTCATAATAAGTTTTGAAGTCATCCCAGGTGattgatttcttttgttatctaatcgaaattgatttattttgttgtttaaatgaaatattttaactttgtGTGTAAAATATTGTTTGTTATCTTACACTAGGAGCGAGTTGAATTGAACCAAActgaattaatatttaattgattggtttcttttataatcgacattatttgattaaaactatttaaatcataataatttaaatttagttcggttcaattttttaaaaaatatttggacctgatttaattaaacaaaaattgtaatagttataattaaaacatatcaataagattttaaaatataatttgatttaattattttataggaaaatactattcatattattatggATGTGGAATGtcagtatattttttttaaaagataagtACTCAAATAATAATGTGAATATcaacaaacccaaaaaaacaaatcaaatcaaaCTAAAGTAAATTAGCTTTTTTACTCACACTCTCACTTAAATgtaatcaatttaaaattcaaaataagaaaaattattatctaaacaTAATGTATAAGATAAATAGAAGAGTGACATGtataaataattgttttatattttaatattaaaagttgacgcatgttctattatttaaaaattagtgaatatatatcaattatctatcgatttattagtttgagtttttcgattcaattttaaattggGTTGGCGTTGCTCATATCTTACAAATAAAAACAGTTTGGTAATTTGTGGCAAAAAAAAATGCTGGTATCATTCACAATTGAATGGAGCTGCCTGTACATAATAACACAATGTGAAAGACTTCCTAATATGCATTGGTCTGAGCTGATGTGTTTTTCTAATTCAGGAGCAAACTAAAATGGGAAAATAATCAGAACCAACCATAGAAAGAAATCTACTTTGATATCATTTCTGTTTCTGCTCGCTACGTGCAGCAATAACCGAACCGACCGAATGCTCACTCTTATTAATTGTGACTAAATTGTATTtgataacaataaataattggGTGGCTGGGTAGAGAGTACGCAGTGATGAGTGAGAAATAAGTTGGCAggtaatattataattactaaaataataataataataaaagagaaaggaaaataaaaagaaataatgagaaagagaagaaaaaactagaaaCGAAAAAGAGGAAGAGAAATCAAATCTTACCTCCTCCAGGTGAGAAGTAAAAGAGTTTTTGGACACATATATCCCCTTACCAAAAATATGACATAACCATGAAATCTTCCATTGGCAAATGTCATTGCACAATGCAATTATTTAACCAAAACTACAAAAGTGACTTTAATAGCAATTTTACACGTGTCAATAGGGAATCTTCACCGTACAgtagtattatttatttatttttattttattttattttattttattttatttttctaccaactgaaataataaaataaaaagaaaaaaaaatgaaattacagACCAAACTTCAATTTTTTGGATAAGGTCACAAGAGCCTAACCCACACTCTTATGCCAGTTGCTTCTCTCGATCACCACTATAAATTCCCATGCAAGCCCACTCTTTCAATCCCAACTCTCATCTCCTTTCTTCCTCTCTGTAccagaaaagagaaaaacaaaaaataaataaaacttttccAATATTTCCCCACCTAGCTAGcccagaaaaggaaaaaaatgcaGTCTTCTACTagtaaagaaaacaaacagcCACCCTCTTCTCAGCCACATCCACCACCTCTTATGGTGGCTGGAGCTGCAGAACCCAATTCAAGCCCGTTGAGAAAGGTTGTAATGGTAGCTTCTATAGCTGCTGGTATTCAGTTCGGTTGGGCTTTACAGCTTTCTCTTTTAACCCCATATGTTCAACTTCTCGGTATACCCCATACATGGGCAGCATTCATTTGGCTTTGTGGACCCATTTCTGGTATGTTGGTCCAACCAATTGTTGGTTACCATAGTGATCGTTGCACCTCCCGTTTTGGCCGTCGTCGCCCTTTTATTGCCTCTGGCGCTGCCTTTGTCGCCATTGCTGTTTTCCTTATAGGTTATGCCGCTGATCTTGGACATCTATCTGGTGATTCTCTTGATAAGAGTCCTAAAACCCGCGCTATtgctatttttgttgttgggTTTTGGATTCTTGATGTCGCTAATAACATGCTTCAAGGTCCTTGTCGTGCACTCCTTGCTGATCTTTCTGGTACTAGCCAGAAGAAAACAAGAACAGCAAAtgctttgttttctttctttatggCCGTCGGTAACGTTCTTGGTTACGCGGCCGGAGCATACACTCACTTATATAAACTCTTTCCCTTCACAAAAACCACAGCCTGTGACGTTTACTGTGCTAATCTAAAATCTTGCTTCTTCATCTCAATTGTATTGCTTTTGTCTCTCACTGTTTTGGCACTCAGTTACGTTAAAGAAAAGCCCTGGTCGCCGGACCAGGCGGTGGATAATGCGGAGGATGATACCGCGTCACAGGCATCATCGTCAGCGCAGCCTATGCCATTTTTTGGTGAAATATTAGGTGCTTTTAAGAATCTCAAAAGACCCATGTGGATTCTTCTTCTTGTGACATGTCTAAACTGGATTGCATGGTTCCCCTTCCTGCTATTCGACACTGACTGGATGGGGAGAGAGGTGTACGGCGGTGACTCGAGCGGCTCTGCTGAGCAGTTGAAACTGTATGACCGTGGAGTCCGCGCTGGAGCACTTGGCTTGATGCTTAACTCGGTAGTTTTAGGGTTCACTTCCCTGGGCGTGGAGGTATTGGCGCGTGGTGTCGGTGGGGTTAAAAGATTGTGGGGCATAGTCAACTTCGTTCTTGCAGTGTGTCTGGCTATGACCGTGTTGGTTACCAAACAAGCAGAGTCCACCAGAAGGTTCGCCACCGTAAGCGGCGGAGCTAAAGTGCCGTTGCCACCACCAAGTGGCGTCAAGGCAGGTGCATTGGCCCTTTTTGCTGTGATGGGAGTACCTCAAGCtgtaagtttctttttttccttctagCAGCTAGTGTGTGTACCATTTACAACATTCACATGTGACTCCTGTGATTGTGTAtgtcatgtttttttttttctatttcattcGTGTGATTTTGTCATGTTATATTATTACCAATTTTACTGATAATAGGTTTAATAATGACTacataatagaaaatatttttttatttattataaaaatgacacctcatttattactaaaaattttaatttttcagaaaacaaatatttttattatttacgtTAGAATattgtttaaaatatataaaatatatatttataaaattataattataaacagTGATAGTTGGGATTATTTCAAAAACAgatgttaaatttaaattcatcttaaaactaaaaaaaaaaaaaagtggtcAAGCCATTAATATGGGTCAGTGTGCATTCATTGGAATTTGTCTAGTAGCTCTACTGTAATGAATTCATGGAACATTAAGAGATGCCTGTTTTAATTTCAATCTTATCTACAACCCAGAACTCTAATTGGGGACTTTACTTTGTTCATAAGTCTTGTTTGCTTTAAGGAACAGATACACCAGCATATGTTGTGCAGGGCAGTTACTAGTTttagtttggtatttttggaATAACATCTtgaacaattttaatttttttttttattacaattcaACATTATTATAATTAGTGAAAGTACCTTCACTTGTGCAGATTACTTACAGTATTCCTTTTGCTTTGGCATCAATATTTTCTAACACCTCTGGTGCTGGTCAAGGTAAAATGAACCTTCTGCTTTTTGATCATtaacagtaaaaataaaagttaagtATTGTAGTTGAGTGACTTCTCTGATATTTCAATCTTTTGATTCTTTCAGGACTGTCCTTGGGAGTTCTGAATCTTTCAATAGTTATACCACAGGCATGATTCTTTAATCTAATGTttctgttcttttatttttccttccttttagCACAATGATAAGAGTTAATTTTAACAACTGAAAGTTAGGTGCAATAGGATAGTCTGAAAGTCTTGACCCATGTTTGGTGTAATGATTGATAGGAAtatcttctctctttttctttttcaatatttctTGAATTAGGAAGGCAGATGTGGACACTATTTGTATGGGCTACAATGCCTatgcttttaaatttattcaataGGTCAATATTTCACACACACTTTCACTTTttcaccaaaataaaaaattagaaaaaataaaaataaaagaaagacaaagAGAAGAGCCCCTGCCCTTCTCACCCCCCCACATCCCATGCAATGCTGGCCTTGgaaattattgaaaacaaaGTTAGACCCACTCTTTTTTAAACAAGCACAATGTCACAATCTTTGTTGTTCTTGCTGAGTCAGGTTTCTGTCAAGTGAATCCAAGAAAAGCAATGATATAATTGCCAAGCACATGATGTAGAATATGTTTATTTGAGGATCCCAATATTGCTACCCAATCTCAAAAAGTGTTTATTGAATTGACCACCTTCATAATGgaatatagtaaaaaatatataataaatttatttatttatttttaaatttcttcagtgaatttttatttatttattgttatataagattataattataattttgatatgtatatttgttattttctcactgAGCACATGTTGAACTAATTGAGATGTGGTGAACAATGCAGATTTTagcatttaatttttgtaacaATTGGAATCCTAATGTTGTTGCAGATGATAGTGTCTGTAGCGGCTGGACCATGGGATGCATTATTTGGAGGAGGGAATCTGCCAGCATTTGTGGTGGGTGCGGTGGCAGCTCTTGCTAGTGGAATATTTGCACTCACAATGCTTCCATCGCCGCAGCCAGATATGCCTTCAGCCAAGGCTCTCACTGCTGCTTTCCATTAACCCCTCCCTCTGCTCACCACCACCACAACCACCTTCCCATGCATATCAGCACCATATGTGGATGTCCTAAGTTGAACTTTTCCACCATTATCACCTCACCACCCCTgcacttttcttcttctttcttttcacctAATGAGCCCTTTTATAGAGCTCTAGCTTTCcctcctttttattttccccCTTTTTTTGGGTCCTTGAGAGTCATCAAAGGCCACAAATGGTCAGTTGATGAAGGTGAATATCAATGGCTGTACACAATCTTATGTTTAATATGCAGAATGTAAAATACAGTCATGCTAAGCTTTTATACATCCCGAGCAGTAATTGTTACATTTTCTTCGTTTATTTTATGTCTAATAATGCTGATTATCAATTTTCAAGTCTGTATGGATATGAGAAAGAATCATCATTGGGCGGTAACAAATTCCTAATTAACATCtttgataataaaatgtaACTGGGAATGATTCACATCGGTAGCACACTTAAACCTGTTGTACCAAAGATAAGCAATCAACCTCCACCTCCTCATGCACAACCCAATCGCTtgatttaagcaaccaaaaccaAAGCATCTCTAGGGCCACAGCTTCCAAACTCtgaggaaaaagagaaatactGCAACGGCGAGGAGGACATTGCAGCCACAGTCACCACCTCGCCATTAGTGTTCCTAATTGAGGTTCAGCTGTCGTTCACATGGCTTTCTCCACAGATCCTGCACCATTAACACCGCCATGCACATCTGAGTTGGCAACTGCTTGCTGGTAATCAAAGAGTACTAGATATTGCATTTTGAGTCACCAACACCGGAGGACAATGCTCTTCTTTC is a genomic window of Ricinus communis isolate WT05 ecotype wild-type chromosome 2, ASM1957865v1, whole genome shotgun sequence containing:
- the LOC8262746 gene encoding sucrose transport protein SUC2 translates to MQSSTSKENKQPPSSQPHPPPLMVAGAAEPNSSPLRKVVMVASIAAGIQFGWALQLSLLTPYVQLLGIPHTWAAFIWLCGPISGMLVQPIVGYHSDRCTSRFGRRRPFIASGAAFVAIAVFLIGYAADLGHLSGDSLDKSPKTRAIAIFVVGFWILDVANNMLQGPCRALLADLSGTSQKKTRTANALFSFFMAVGNVLGYAAGAYTHLYKLFPFTKTTACDVYCANLKSCFFISIVLLLSLTVLALSYVKEKPWSPDQAVDNAEDDTASQASSSAQPMPFFGEILGAFKNLKRPMWILLLVTCLNWIAWFPFLLFDTDWMGREVYGGDSSGSAEQLKLYDRGVRAGALGLMLNSVVLGFTSLGVEVLARGVGGVKRLWGIVNFVLAVCLAMTVLVTKQAESTRRFATVSGGAKVPLPPPSGVKAGALALFAVMGVPQAITYSIPFALASIFSNTSGAGQGLSLGVLNLSIVIPQMIVSVAAGPWDALFGGGNLPAFVVGAVAALASGIFALTMLPSPQPDMPSAKALTAAFH